A stretch of the Gossypium hirsutum isolate 1008001.06 chromosome D07, Gossypium_hirsutum_v2.1, whole genome shotgun sequence genome encodes the following:
- the LOC107954342 gene encoding COP9 signalosome complex subunit 2 isoform X1 yields MASDADMEDYGFEYSDEEPEEQDVDIENQYYNSKGLVETDPEGALVGFSEVVSMEPEKAEWGFKALKQTVKLYYRLGKYKEMMDSYREMLTYIKSAVTRNYSEKCINNIMDFVSGSASQNFDLLQEFYQTTLKALEEAKNERLWFKTNLKLCKIWFDMGEYGRMSKILKELHKSCQREDGTDDQKKGSQLLEVYAIEIQMYTETKNNKKLKQLYQKALAIKSAIPHPRIMGIIRECGGKMHMAERQWAEAATDFFEAFKNYDEAGNQRRIQCLKYLVLANMLMESEVNPFDGQEAKPYKNDPEILAMTNLIAAYQRNEIIEFEKILKSNRRTIMDDPFIRNYIEDLLKNVRTQVLLKLIKPYTRIRIPFISKELNVPEKDVEQLLVSLILDNRIEGHIDQVNRLLERGDRSKGMKKYTAIDKWNTQLRSLYQAVSNRVS; encoded by the exons ATGGCTTCAG ATGCGGATATGGAAGATTATGGATTTGAGTACTCTGATGAGGAGCCTGAGGAGCAAGACGTTGATATTGAGAATCAATATTACAATTCCAAag GTTTGGTAGAAACAGACCCTGAAGGAGCACTTGTTGGTTTTTCTGAAGTAGTTAGCATGGAGCCTGAAAAGGCTGAGTG GGGATTCAAAGCTTTGAAGCAAACTGTAAAGCTCTATTACCGTTTAGGGAAGTATAAAGAAATGATGGACTCATACAGGGAGATGCTAACATACATCAAATCAGCAGTGACACGAAATTACAGTGAAAAATGTATAAACAATATTATGGACTTTGTTTCTGGATCAGCTAGTCAAAATTTTGATCTCCTGCAAGAATTCTATCAGACCACTCTTAAGGCCCTTGAAGAGGCAAAGAATGAG AGACTTTGGTTTAAGACAAATCTAAAGCTTTGCAAGATCTGGTTTGATATGGGCGAGTATGGGCGAATGAGCAAG ATTTTGAAGGAACTTCACAAATCGTGTCAAAGGGAAGATGGTACAGATGATCAGAAAAAGGGAAGTCAGCTTCTGGAGGTATATGCAATTGAAATTCAAATGTATACGGAGACAAAGAACAACAAAAAGCTCAAG CAATTATACCAGAAAGCACTTGCTATCAAGTCTGCTATACCACATCCACGGATCATGGGAATAATCCGTGAATGTGGTGGCAAGATGCATATGGCTGAGCGTCAATGGGCTGAGGCAGCCACAGATTTCTTTGAGGCTTTCAAGAACTATGATGAAGCTGGGAATCAGAGACGCATTCAATGTCTTAA ATACCTTGTTCTGGCTAATATGCTTATGGAATCCGAAGTTAATCCTTTTGATGGCCAGGAAGCAAAGCC GTACAAAAATGACCCTGAGATTTTGGCAATGACAAATCTTATAGCGGCCTATCAACGAAATGAAATAATAGAGTTCGAAAAAATCCTCAAG AGTAACCGAAGGACAATTATGGATGATCCATTCATCCGAAATTATATTGAAGATCTGTTGAAGAATGTCAGAACTCAAGTGCTACTTAAGCTAATAAAACCATATACAAGAATCCGGATCCCTTTCATATCAAAG GAACTCAATGTGCCAGAAAAAGATGTTGAACAGTTGCTAGTTTCATTGATCTTGGATAATCGTATTGAGGGGCATATTGATCAAGTGAACCGGCTGTTGGAGCGCGGTGACAG ATCAAAGGGTATGAAGAAGTACACTGCTATAGATAAATGGAACACGCAGCTTAGATCCCTGTATCAAGCCGTCAGCAACAGGGTTTCCTGA
- the LOC107954342 gene encoding COP9 signalosome complex subunit 2 isoform X2: MMDSYREMLTYIKSAVTRNYSEKCINNIMDFVSGSASQNFDLLQEFYQTTLKALEEAKNERLWFKTNLKLCKIWFDMGEYGRMSKILKELHKSCQREDGTDDQKKGSQLLEVYAIEIQMYTETKNNKKLKQLYQKALAIKSAIPHPRIMGIIRECGGKMHMAERQWAEAATDFFEAFKNYDEAGNQRRIQCLKYLVLANMLMESEVNPFDGQEAKPYKNDPEILAMTNLIAAYQRNEIIEFEKILKSNRRTIMDDPFIRNYIEDLLKNVRTQVLLKLIKPYTRIRIPFISKELNVPEKDVEQLLVSLILDNRIEGHIDQVNRLLERGDRSKGMKKYTAIDKWNTQLRSLYQAVSNRVS, from the exons ATGATGGACTCATACAGGGAGATGCTAACATACATCAAATCAGCAGTGACACGAAATTACAGTGAAAAATGTATAAACAATATTATGGACTTTGTTTCTGGATCAGCTAGTCAAAATTTTGATCTCCTGCAAGAATTCTATCAGACCACTCTTAAGGCCCTTGAAGAGGCAAAGAATGAG AGACTTTGGTTTAAGACAAATCTAAAGCTTTGCAAGATCTGGTTTGATATGGGCGAGTATGGGCGAATGAGCAAG ATTTTGAAGGAACTTCACAAATCGTGTCAAAGGGAAGATGGTACAGATGATCAGAAAAAGGGAAGTCAGCTTCTGGAGGTATATGCAATTGAAATTCAAATGTATACGGAGACAAAGAACAACAAAAAGCTCAAG CAATTATACCAGAAAGCACTTGCTATCAAGTCTGCTATACCACATCCACGGATCATGGGAATAATCCGTGAATGTGGTGGCAAGATGCATATGGCTGAGCGTCAATGGGCTGAGGCAGCCACAGATTTCTTTGAGGCTTTCAAGAACTATGATGAAGCTGGGAATCAGAGACGCATTCAATGTCTTAA ATACCTTGTTCTGGCTAATATGCTTATGGAATCCGAAGTTAATCCTTTTGATGGCCAGGAAGCAAAGCC GTACAAAAATGACCCTGAGATTTTGGCAATGACAAATCTTATAGCGGCCTATCAACGAAATGAAATAATAGAGTTCGAAAAAATCCTCAAG AGTAACCGAAGGACAATTATGGATGATCCATTCATCCGAAATTATATTGAAGATCTGTTGAAGAATGTCAGAACTCAAGTGCTACTTAAGCTAATAAAACCATATACAAGAATCCGGATCCCTTTCATATCAAAG GAACTCAATGTGCCAGAAAAAGATGTTGAACAGTTGCTAGTTTCATTGATCTTGGATAATCGTATTGAGGGGCATATTGATCAAGTGAACCGGCTGTTGGAGCGCGGTGACAG ATCAAAGGGTATGAAGAAGTACACTGCTATAGATAAATGGAACACGCAGCTTAGATCCCTGTATCAAGCCGTCAGCAACAGGGTTTCCTGA